The Enterobacter kobei genome has a segment encoding these proteins:
- the rseC gene encoding SoxR-reducing system protein RseC, which produces MIKEWATVVSWQNGVARVSCDVKASCNSCASRAGCGSRVLNKLGPQTSHTISVPSEQPLVTGQKVELGIAEGSLLGSAMLVYLSPLVGLFIMGGLFQTLFGSDVAAMCGAALGGIGGFWLAKGLSPKLAAREEWQPVILSVGLAPDQLRVETLSSEA; this is translated from the coding sequence ATGATTAAAGAGTGGGCAACCGTCGTCTCGTGGCAAAATGGCGTTGCGCGAGTCAGTTGCGATGTCAAAGCCTCATGCAATAGCTGCGCATCCCGTGCCGGGTGCGGCAGCCGCGTGCTGAATAAGCTCGGGCCGCAAACGTCGCATACTATCTCTGTGCCAAGTGAACAGCCGCTGGTGACGGGGCAGAAGGTTGAACTAGGGATTGCGGAAGGCAGTCTGCTCGGTTCCGCGATGCTGGTCTATCTCTCTCCGTTGGTCGGGTTATTTATCATGGGCGGCCTTTTCCAGACCCTGTTTGGTTCCGATGTGGCCGCCATGTGCGGTGCCGCGTTGGGGGGCATCGGGGGATTCTGGCTTGCTAAGGGTCTCTCACCGAAGCTTGCCGCGCGCGAAGAGTGGCAGCCTGTCATTCTCAGCGTTGGGTTGGCACCAGACCAGCTTCGTGTCGAGACGCTCTCTTCTGAGGCCT
- the rseD gene encoding rpoE leader peptide RseD has product MLAQSAVFLEWRFDNAWNLGLGRHYLG; this is encoded by the coding sequence GTGCTTGCTCAAAGTGCGGTGTTTTTAGAGTGGCGTTTCGATAACGCGTGGAATTTAGGTTTGGGGAGACATTACCTCGGATGA
- the rseB gene encoding sigma-E factor regulatory protein RseB, with protein MKQLWFAMSLMAGSLFFSANASADVSSGALLQQMNLASQSLNYELAFISINKQGVESLRYRHARLDNQPLAQLLQMDGPRREVVQRGNEISYFEPGLEPFTLNGDYIVDSLPSLIYTDFKRLAPYYDFISVGRTRIADRLCEVIRVVARDGTRYSYIVWIDAETKLPMRVDLLDRDGETLEQFRVISFSVNNQVGNSMQNLAKASLPPLLSVPAGDSVNFNWVPSWIPQGFSEVSSSRRQLPTIDTPVESRLYSDGLFSFSVNINRATANSSEQMLRTGRRTVSTTVRDNAEITIVGELPPQTAKRISDSIKFRAAQ; from the coding sequence ATGAAGCAACTTTGGTTCGCCATGTCTCTGATGGCGGGTAGCCTGTTCTTCTCTGCCAACGCCTCGGCTGATGTTTCATCCGGGGCGTTGTTGCAGCAAATGAATCTGGCCAGCCAGTCACTCAATTACGAGTTGGCATTTATCAGCATTAATAAGCAGGGCGTCGAGTCGTTACGCTATCGTCATGCCCGTCTTGATAATCAGCCACTCGCCCAGCTTTTACAGATGGATGGTCCGCGTCGGGAAGTTGTCCAGCGAGGCAACGAAATCAGCTATTTCGAGCCCGGCCTGGAGCCTTTCACGCTCAATGGCGACTATATCGTTGATTCTCTGCCGTCACTCATCTATACCGACTTCAAGCGGCTGGCCCCTTACTACGATTTTATTTCGGTAGGGCGTACGCGCATCGCAGACAGACTGTGTGAAGTGATCCGCGTGGTTGCTCGCGATGGCACGCGCTACAGCTATATCGTCTGGATTGATGCGGAAACCAAGCTGCCGATGCGTGTGGACCTGCTTGACCGCGACGGTGAAACGCTTGAACAGTTCCGCGTGATCTCCTTCAGCGTGAACAATCAGGTTGGCAACAGCATGCAGAATCTGGCCAAAGCCAGCCTGCCGCCGCTGCTTTCTGTTCCGGCAGGGGATTCCGTTAACTTCAACTGGGTTCCTTCCTGGATCCCGCAAGGCTTTAGCGAAGTGTCCAGCAGCCGTCGTCAGTTGCCAACTATTGACACGCCCGTTGAGTCGCGCCTCTATTCCGACGGTTTGTTCAGTTTCTCGGTGAATATCAACCGCGCAACGGCAAACAGCTCTGAGCAAATGCTTCGTACCGGACGTCGCACGGTCAGCACCACGGTACGTGATAACGCAGAGATCACGATTGTGGGTGAATTACCTCCGCAGACGGCGAAGCGCATTTCAGACAGCATTAAATTCAGGGCCGCGCAATGA
- the rpoE gene encoding RNA polymerase sigma factor RpoE, whose protein sequence is MSEQLTDQVLVERVQKGDQKAFNLLVVRYQHKVASLVSRYVPSGDVPDVVQESFIKAYRALDSFRGDSAFYTWLYRIAVNTAKNYLVAQGRRPPSSDVDAIDAENFESGGALKEISNPENLMLSEELRQIVFRTIESLPEDLRMAITLRELDGLSYEEIAAIMDCPVGTVRSRIFRAREAIDNKVQPLIRR, encoded by the coding sequence ATGAGCGAGCAGTTAACGGACCAGGTCCTGGTTGAACGGGTCCAGAAGGGAGATCAGAAAGCCTTTAACTTACTGGTGGTGCGCTACCAGCATAAGGTGGCGAGTCTGGTTTCCCGCTATGTACCGTCAGGTGATGTGCCTGATGTGGTGCAAGAGTCTTTTATTAAGGCCTATCGCGCGCTGGATTCTTTCCGGGGAGATAGTGCTTTTTATACCTGGCTGTACCGTATTGCTGTCAATACGGCAAAGAATTATCTGGTTGCTCAGGGTCGTCGTCCGCCGTCCAGTGATGTAGACGCTATCGACGCCGAAAACTTCGAAAGTGGCGGTGCGCTGAAAGAAATTTCGAACCCTGAGAACTTAATGTTGTCAGAAGAACTGAGACAAATTGTTTTTCGCACGATCGAGTCGCTCCCGGAAGATTTACGCATGGCAATTACGTTACGGGAGCTTGATGGTCTGAGCTATGAAGAGATAGCCGCTATCATGGATTGTCCGGTCGGTACGGTGCGTTCACGAATCTTCCGTGCGCGAGAAGCTATTGATAATAAAGTTCAACCGCTTATCAGGCGTTGA
- the rseA gene encoding anti-sigma-E factor RseA, which produces MQKEKLSALMDGETLDSELLNELSHSPEMQETWESYHLIRDTLRGDTGEVLHFDISARVMAAIENEPVHQTTPLIPEAQPAPHQWQKMPFWQKVRPWASQLTQMGVAACVSLAVIVGVQHYNTQSETNQQPEAPVFNTLPMMGKASPVSLGVPADASASGGQQQQVQEQRRRINAMLQDYELQRRLHSEQLQFEQAQTQQAAVQVPGNQTLGTQSQ; this is translated from the coding sequence ATGCAGAAAGAAAAACTTTCCGCTTTAATGGATGGTGAGACGCTGGATAGTGAGCTGCTCAACGAGCTGTCTCATTCTCCCGAAATGCAAGAGACCTGGGAGAGTTACCATCTCATCCGTGACACGCTGCGCGGCGATACCGGCGAGGTTCTCCATTTCGATATCTCTGCCCGCGTGATGGCGGCCATTGAGAATGAGCCTGTTCATCAGACCACTCCGCTGATTCCTGAAGCTCAACCTGCACCTCACCAGTGGCAGAAAATGCCGTTCTGGCAAAAGGTGCGTCCGTGGGCCAGCCAGCTCACCCAAATGGGGGTTGCTGCATGCGTATCGCTTGCAGTTATCGTTGGCGTCCAGCACTATAATACTCAGTCTGAAACTAATCAGCAGCCAGAAGCGCCAGTGTTTAACACACTGCCGATGATGGGCAAAGCGAGCCCGGTTAGCCTGGGCGTACCGGCTGATGCTTCCGCCAGCGGCGGTCAGCAACAGCAGGTGCAGGAGCAGCGCCGTCGCATTAATGCGATGTTGCAGGATTACGAGTTGCAGCGTCGTCTGCACTCTGAACAGCTTCAGTTTGAGCAGGCCCAAACCCAGCAAGCTGCTGTGCAGGTGCCCGGAAACCAAACTTTAGGAACGCAATCGCAGTAA